The following are from one region of the Oryzias melastigma strain HK-1 linkage group LG22, ASM292280v2, whole genome shotgun sequence genome:
- the ypel5 gene encoding protein yippee-like 5, producing MGRIFLDHIGGTRLFSCANCDTILTNRSELISTRFTGATGRAFLFNKVVNLQYSEVQDRVMLTGRHMVRDVSCKNCNSKLGWIYEFATEDSQRYKEGRVILERALVRESEGFEEHVPSDNS from the exons ATGGGACGCATCTTTCTGGACCACATTGGTGGAACGCGTCTCTTTTCTTGTGCCAACTGTGACACCATCCTGACCAACAGATCTGAACTGATCTCCACGCGATTCACTGGAGCCACAGGCAGAGCTTTTCTCTTCAATAAG GTGGTGAACCTCCAGTATAGCGAGGTCCAGGACAGAGTGATGCTCACCGGCAGGCACATGGTGAGGGACGTCAGCTGCAAGAACTGCAACAGCAAGCTGGGCTGGATCTACGAGTTTGCCACAGAAGACAGCCAGCGGTACAAGGAGGGGCGGGTCATCCTGGAGAGGGCGTTGGTTAGAGAGAGCGAGGGTTTCGAGGAGCACGTCCCCTCAGACAACTCCTGA
- the lclat1 gene encoding lysocardiolipin acyltransferase 1, whose protein sequence is MAVSVRGLYFVVTLFLGSFFGSIFMLGPVLPLMLVSPAWYRWLTDRIVATWLTLPVSLLELVFGVKVVITGDGFIPGERSVIIMNHRTRLDWMFLWCCLLRYSYLRLEKICLKAGLKAVPGFGWAMQVACFVFIHRRWEVDKKHLENMLDYFCDIKEPLQLLLFPEGTDLTENTKTRSDAFAEKNKLPKLEFVLHPRSTGFTFIVDKLRKGHNLDAVHDITVAYPKNIPQTERHLILGHFPREIHFHVIRYPVSSLPAASSDLELWCRDRWAEKEVRLRDFYASQPRGFVRDGVALVPPCKSELRVALIKAASLLYWTSFIALCFTGLWLWTPVRLYCLVMIAVYVVQQKFFGGMELLELAFHQYWKSKGESAAAGKREQDEKTK, encoded by the exons ATGGCGGTGTCGGTACGGGGGCTCTACTTTGTAGTGACCCTCTTTTTGGGGAGCTTCTTTGGAAGCATTTTCATGCTGGGTCCCGTTTTGCCGCTCATGCTGGTTTCTCCCGCTTGGTACCGCTGGCTCACGGATCGGATAGTTGCCACCTGGCTTACCCTGCCTGTG TCTCTGCTGGAGCTGGTTTTTGGGGTGAAGGTGGTGATTACAGGCGACGGCTTTATTCCGGGTGAGCGGAGTGTGATCATTATGAACCACCGCACCCGTCTGGACTGGATGTTCCTGTGGTGTTGTCTGCTCAGGTACAGCTACCTCCGTCTGGAGAAGATCTGCCTCAAGGCCGGACTAAAGGCTGTGCCCGGCTTTG GCTGGGCGATGCAGGTGGCCTGCTTCGTCTTCATCCACCGTCGCTGGGAGGTAGACAAGAAGCACCTGGAGAACATGTTGGACTACTTCTGCGACATAAAAGAGCCCCTGCAGCTGCTCCTGTTTCCGGAGGGTACAGACCTCACCG AGAACACCAAAACGCGGAGCGACGCATTTGCTGAAAAGAACAAGCTGCCAAAGCTGGAGTTTGTGCTTCATCCCCGCAGCACCGGGTTCACCTTTATTGTGGACAAACTCCGAAAAG GACACAACCTGGATGCCGTCCATGACATCACAGTGGCCTACCCCAAGAACATCCCCCAGACGGAGCGCCACCTGATACTGGGCCACTTTCCACGGGAGATCCATTTCCACGTCATCCGTTACCCCGTCTCTTCCCTTCCCGCCGCCTCCTCTGATCTAGAGTTATGGTGCAGGGACCGTTGGGCGGAAAAAGAGGTCCGCCTGCGGGACTTCTACGCGAGCCAGCCCCGGGGATTTGTCCGGGACGGCGTCGCACTCGTGCCGCCCTGTAAATCCGAGCTCCGAGTGGCTCTGATCAAAGCTGCCTCGCTGCTGTACTGGACTAGCTTCATCGCTCTGTGCTTCACCGGCCTGTGGCTCTGGACTCCCGTCAGGCTCTACTGCCTGGTGATGATCGCCGTGTACGTGGTCCAGCAGAAGTTCTTTGGAGGGATGGAGCTGCTGGAGTTGGCTTTCCATCAATACTGGAAGTCCAAGGGTGAGAGCGCCGCTGCTGGGAAAAGGGAGCAAGATGAAAAGACGAAAtga
- the lbh gene encoding protein LBH: MSVFVQRIYRPVFVPSPDMTEVMISSTPMEDMRLSPSKDRLSFQIFPDPSDFDRCCKLKDRLPSIVVEPTEGEVESGELRWPPEEFLVSEEEEEEDEDEQNDGSLQNGQPAQNSQH; this comes from the exons CCCAGTGTTTGTGCCCAGCCCCGATATGACTGAGGTGATGATCAGCAGCACCCCCATGGAGGACATGAGGCTAAGCCCCAGCAAGGACAGGCTCTCCTTCCAG ATCTTCCCAGATCCTTCAGACTTTGACCGCTGCTGTAAGCTCAAGGATCGACTACCGTCCATTGTGGTTGAGCCGACGGAGGGAGAAGTTGAGAGCGGGGAGCTTCGCTGGCCTCCAGAAGAGTTCCTGGtcagtgaagaagaagaagaggaagacgaGGACGAGCAAAACGATGGCAGTCTTCAAAATGGACAACCGGCACAGAATTCGCAGCACTAG